The following proteins are encoded in a genomic region of Pseudoxanthomonas suwonensis 11-1:
- the asnS gene encoding asparagine--tRNA ligase: MTVVSVEHALAGKVAAGGEVTVRGWVRTRRDSKAGLSFVNVSDGSCFAPIQVVAPASLGNYESEVKHLTTGCSVIATGTLVPSQGQGQSFEIQASRIEVVGWVEDPLTYPMQPKQHSLEYLREFAHLRPRTNLFGAVTRIRHCLAQAVHRFFHERGFYWISTPIITTSDAEGAGQMFRVSTLDLANLPRTKDGEVDFSRDFFGKETFLTVSGQLNVEAYALALSKVYTFGPTFRAENSNTTRHLAEFWMIEPEIAFADLAADADLAEDFLKYLFRTVLDERADDMAFIAERVQKDAITRLESFINAPFERIDYSEAIRLLQASGRKFDFPVEWGLDLQTEHERWLTEEHVGRPVVVMNYPEHIKAFYMRLNDDGKTVAAMDVLAPGIGEIIGGSQREERLDVLDARMAQFGLEPEHYQWYRDLRRYGGVPHAGFGLGFERLVVYTCGLSNIRDAIAYPRAPGSAEF, from the coding sequence ATGACGGTGGTCAGCGTCGAACATGCGCTCGCGGGCAAAGTTGCCGCCGGCGGCGAAGTCACGGTACGCGGCTGGGTGCGTACCCGGCGCGACTCCAAGGCCGGGCTGAGCTTCGTCAACGTCAGCGACGGCTCCTGCTTCGCCCCGATCCAGGTCGTGGCCCCGGCCAGCCTCGGCAACTACGAGTCCGAGGTGAAGCACCTGACCACCGGCTGCTCGGTGATCGCCACCGGCACCCTGGTGCCCTCCCAGGGCCAGGGCCAGAGCTTCGAGATCCAGGCCTCCAGGATCGAGGTGGTCGGCTGGGTCGAGGATCCGCTGACCTATCCGATGCAGCCCAAGCAGCACTCGCTGGAATACCTGCGCGAGTTCGCCCACCTGCGCCCGCGCACCAACCTGTTCGGCGCGGTCACCCGCATCCGCCACTGCCTGGCCCAGGCCGTGCACCGCTTCTTCCACGAGCGCGGCTTCTACTGGATCAGCACCCCGATCATCACCACCTCCGACGCCGAGGGCGCCGGCCAGATGTTCCGGGTTTCGACCCTGGACCTGGCCAACCTGCCGCGCACCAAGGACGGCGAGGTCGACTTCTCGCGCGACTTCTTCGGCAAGGAAACCTTCCTCACCGTGTCCGGCCAGCTCAATGTCGAGGCCTATGCCCTGGCCCTGAGCAAGGTCTACACCTTCGGCCCGACCTTCCGCGCCGAGAACTCCAACACCACCCGCCACCTGGCGGAGTTCTGGATGATCGAGCCGGAAATCGCGTTCGCCGACCTGGCCGCCGACGCCGACCTGGCCGAGGACTTCCTCAAGTACCTGTTCCGCACCGTGCTGGACGAGCGCGCGGACGACATGGCCTTCATCGCCGAGCGCGTGCAGAAGGACGCGATCACCCGCCTGGAGTCGTTCATCAACGCGCCGTTCGAGCGCATCGACTACAGCGAGGCGATCCGCCTGCTGCAGGCGTCGGGCAGGAAGTTCGACTTCCCGGTCGAATGGGGCCTGGACCTGCAGACCGAGCACGAGCGCTGGCTGACCGAGGAGCACGTGGGCCGCCCGGTGGTGGTGATGAACTACCCCGAGCACATCAAGGCCTTCTACATGCGCCTGAACGACGACGGCAAGACCGTCGCCGCGATGGACGTGCTGGCCCCGGGCATCGGCGAGATCATCGGCGGCAGCCAGCGCGAGGAGCGCCTGGACGTGCTGGACGCGCGCATGGCCCAGTTCGGCCTCGAGCCGGAGCACTACCAGTGGTACCGCGACCTGCGCCGCTACGGCGGCGTGCCGCACGCAGGCTTCGGCCTGGGCTTCGAGCGCCTGGTGGTCTACACCTGCGGCCTGTCCAACATCCGCGACGCGATCGCCTACCCGCGCGCGCCCGGCAGCGCCGAGTTCTGA
- a CDS encoding FMN-binding negative transcriptional regulator, whose amino-acid sequence MYTPRAFAEDDLAGLDGLLARDPFITLVTSGADGLPFASHLPVLYRRDGERVGLEGHWARPNPQAGHAGPALVIVHGPHHYVSPGWYADKAEAARVPTWNYAAAHLYGSLEAFTGEDDLASLVARLGQRFEPGVGGDWAYDHANPRERAQLRGIVGFRFHAGRIELKFKLNQNHPPANVQGAIDGLRAQPGEAAAEVAALMTSRLSGRRT is encoded by the coding sequence ATGTACACGCCGCGCGCCTTCGCCGAGGACGACCTCGCGGGGCTCGACGGCCTGCTGGCGCGCGATCCGTTCATCACCCTGGTCACCTCCGGGGCGGATGGCCTGCCCTTCGCCAGCCACCTGCCAGTGCTGTACCGGCGCGACGGCGAGCGTGTCGGACTGGAAGGCCACTGGGCCCGCCCGAACCCGCAGGCCGGCCACGCCGGCCCCGCGCTGGTGATCGTCCACGGCCCGCACCACTACGTCTCGCCGGGCTGGTACGCGGACAAGGCCGAGGCCGCGCGGGTACCGACCTGGAACTACGCCGCCGCACACCTGTACGGCTCGCTGGAAGCCTTCACCGGAGAGGACGACCTGGCCTCGCTGGTTGCCCGCCTGGGCCAGCGCTTCGAGCCTGGCGTGGGCGGTGACTGGGCCTACGACCACGCCAATCCGCGTGAACGCGCCCAGCTGCGCGGCATCGTCGGCTTCCGTTTCCATGCCGGGCGGATCGAACTGAAATTCAAGCTCAACCAGAACCATCCGCCAGCGAATGTGCAGGGCGCGATCGACGGCCTGCGCGCGCAGCCGGGCGAGGCCGCGGCCGAGGTGGCCGCGCTGATGACCTCGCGCCTGTCCGGTCGCCGGACCTGA
- the can gene encoding carbonate dehydratase, with protein MSEDLHDLISRNHAWSERVRAEDPEFFSRLSKQQAPEYLWIGCSDSRVPANQIIDMAPGEVFVHRNVANVVVHTDLNCLSVIQFSVDVLKVKHILVVGHYGCGGVYAALTRQRLGLVDNWIRHVTDVAEHHADCLGHAGDTEVQHARLCELNVLEQVVNVCKTHVIRDAWDRGQELTVHGWVYSLRDGRVHHLGMDVDRIEDLEPKYQAALARIEQDRDLR; from the coding sequence ATGAGCGAAGACCTCCACGACCTGATCTCCCGCAACCACGCCTGGTCCGAGCGCGTCCGCGCCGAAGACCCGGAGTTCTTTTCCCGGCTGTCCAAGCAGCAGGCGCCCGAGTACCTCTGGATCGGGTGCTCGGACTCGCGCGTACCGGCCAACCAGATCATCGACATGGCCCCGGGCGAGGTGTTCGTCCACCGCAATGTCGCCAATGTGGTCGTGCACACCGACCTCAACTGCCTGTCGGTGATCCAGTTCTCGGTGGACGTGCTGAAGGTCAAGCACATCCTGGTGGTGGGCCACTACGGCTGCGGCGGCGTGTATGCGGCGCTGACCCGCCAGCGCCTGGGCCTGGTCGACAACTGGATCCGCCACGTCACCGACGTGGCCGAGCACCACGCCGACTGCCTCGGGCACGCCGGCGACACCGAGGTCCAGCACGCGCGCCTGTGCGAGCTCAACGTGCTCGAGCAGGTGGTCAACGTGTGCAAGACCCACGTGATCCGCGATGCATGGGATCGCGGCCAGGAACTGACCGTGCACGGCTGGGTCTATTCCCTGCGCGACGGCCGCGTCCACCACCTGGGCATGGACGTGGACCGCATCGAGGACCTGGAGCCGAAGTACCAGGCCGCCCTCGCCCGGATCGAACAGGACCGCGACCTGCGCTGA
- a CDS encoding 3-hydroxyanthranilate 3,4-dioxygenase, producing the protein MFSAPINLQAWIEEHRHLLRPPVGNKCIHDGDFIVMVVGGPNSRTDFHWDEGPEWFLQLEGEMVLRVQENRDGGPGSLREIPIRAGETFLLPPRTPHSPQRMAGGVGLVIERKRLPHERDGLLWYCERCNHKLYEEFFQLQDIEQDFPPVFDRFFASIEKRTCGHCGHVHPPRAAAPRAASEETE; encoded by the coding sequence ATGTTCTCCGCCCCGATCAACCTGCAGGCCTGGATCGAGGAACACCGCCACCTGCTCAGGCCCCCGGTGGGCAACAAGTGCATCCACGACGGCGACTTCATCGTGATGGTCGTCGGTGGCCCCAATTCGCGCACCGACTTCCACTGGGACGAAGGCCCGGAGTGGTTCCTGCAGCTGGAAGGCGAGATGGTGCTACGCGTGCAGGAGAACCGCGATGGCGGCCCCGGCTCGCTGCGCGAGATCCCGATCCGCGCCGGCGAGACCTTCCTGCTGCCGCCGCGCACCCCGCACTCGCCGCAGCGCATGGCCGGCGGCGTGGGCCTGGTGATCGAGCGCAAGCGCCTGCCGCACGAGCGCGACGGCCTGCTCTGGTACTGCGAGCGCTGCAACCACAAGCTGTACGAGGAATTCTTCCAGCTGCAGGACATCGAGCAGGACTTCCCGCCGGTGTTCGACCGCTTCTTCGCCTCCATCGAGAAGCGCACCTGCGGCCACTGCGGGCACGTGCACCCGCCCCGCGCCGCGGCCCCGCGCGCAGCATCCGAGGAGACCGAATGA
- the kynU gene encoding kynureninase → MSDIAALVRELDAADPLRGFRDEFLVPPHGGGEQRYFVGNSLGLQPRGARAHVLEVLDKWAAEAVEGHFSGDTAWMEYHRLVREPLARLVGARPDEVVAMNTLTVNLHLMLASFYRPDARRPVVLMEAGAFPSDRHAVESQIRLHGLDPAECLVEVEADESNGTLSDQAIADAIAAHGPRLALVLWPGIQYRTGQAFDLARIAALAHAQGARVGFDLAHAVGNLPLALHDAGADFAVWCHYKYVNSGPGAVAGCFVHERHGNANLPRMAGWWGHEASTRFRMAPEFVPAVGAEGWQLSNPPVLAMAPLRASLEQFERAGGMAALRAKSERLTGLLERLIHERLADTLQVVTPAEPQRRGCQLSLRVAGGRGRGRALFEHLRERGFLGDWREPDVIRIAPVPLYNRYADVLELVEEVERWRAG, encoded by the coding sequence ATGAGCGACATCGCCGCGCTGGTGCGCGAACTGGACGCAGCCGATCCGCTGCGCGGATTCCGCGACGAGTTCCTGGTGCCGCCACATGGCGGTGGCGAGCAGCGCTACTTCGTCGGCAACTCGCTGGGCCTGCAGCCGCGCGGCGCGCGCGCCCACGTCCTGGAGGTGCTGGACAAGTGGGCGGCCGAAGCGGTCGAAGGCCATTTCAGCGGCGATACCGCCTGGATGGAGTACCACCGCCTGGTGCGCGAGCCCCTGGCACGACTGGTCGGCGCGCGTCCGGATGAAGTGGTGGCGATGAACACGCTGACGGTGAACCTGCACCTGATGCTGGCCAGCTTCTACCGCCCAGACGCGCGACGCCCGGTGGTGCTGATGGAAGCCGGCGCCTTCCCGTCCGACCGCCACGCGGTGGAATCGCAGATCCGCCTGCACGGGCTGGATCCGGCCGAGTGCCTGGTCGAGGTCGAGGCGGACGAATCCAACGGCACGCTTTCCGACCAGGCCATCGCCGATGCCATCGCCGCCCATGGCCCGCGTCTTGCGCTGGTGCTGTGGCCGGGCATCCAGTACCGCACCGGCCAAGCCTTCGACCTGGCGCGGATCGCGGCGCTGGCGCACGCCCAGGGCGCCAGGGTCGGCTTCGACCTGGCCCACGCCGTGGGCAACCTGCCGCTGGCCCTGCACGATGCAGGGGCCGACTTCGCGGTGTGGTGCCACTACAAGTACGTCAACTCCGGACCCGGCGCGGTCGCCGGCTGCTTCGTCCACGAGCGCCATGGCAATGCCAATCTGCCGCGCATGGCCGGCTGGTGGGGCCATGAGGCCTCGACCCGCTTCCGCATGGCGCCGGAGTTCGTGCCGGCCGTGGGCGCCGAGGGCTGGCAACTGTCCAATCCGCCGGTGCTGGCGATGGCGCCGCTGCGCGCCTCGCTGGAGCAGTTCGAACGTGCCGGCGGCATGGCCGCGCTGCGCGCCAAGTCCGAACGGTTGACCGGACTGCTGGAACGGCTGATCCACGAGCGCCTGGCCGACACCCTGCAGGTCGTCACCCCCGCCGAACCGCAGCGCCGCGGCTGCCAGCTCTCGCTGCGCGTGGCCGGCGGCCGCGGGCGCGGCCGCGCCCTGTTCGAGCACCTGCGCGAGCGCGGCTTCCTCGGCGACTGGCGCGAGCCGGACGTGATCCGGATCGCCCCGGTGCCGCTGTACAACCGCTACGCCGACGTACTCGAGCTGGTCGAGGAAGTGGAGCGCTGGCGCGCCGGCTGA
- a CDS encoding FAD-dependent oxidoreductase, giving the protein MDSRDSRSLTLIGAGLAGSLLAILLSRRGWKVTIYERRSDPRIKGYESGRSINLALAERGRHALRAAGVEEAVMRQAVMMRGRMVHATDGSTMLQRYGRDDSEVIWSVHRADLNMTLLEAAERAGATIHFHRRLHTVDFDAGYARLIDDRDDQPHDIRFDTLIGTDGAGSALRAEMVHRAGIGERTEFLDHSYKELTIPPAPDGGFMIEPHALHIWPRGHYMCIALPNDERTFTVTLFLPNQAAPGSGDPCFASVRSGAEVRALFARDFPDALPLIPDLESDWENHPPGLLGTLYLDTWHMGGRAVVLGDAAHAMVPFHGQGMNCAFEDCVALADAMDRHECLADAFAAFEAERKPNAAAIQAMALENYIEMRDRVDDPDFLLQRELERALQARHPTRFVPHYTMVTFMRVPYAVAHERSEVQRRILVDATAGHEDLSQIDWDALERRIQAELPELDGAR; this is encoded by the coding sequence TTGGACAGTCGTGACTCCCGCTCCCTGACCCTGATCGGCGCCGGCCTGGCCGGCTCGCTGCTGGCGATCCTGCTCTCCCGGCGTGGCTGGAAGGTCACCATCTACGAGCGCCGTAGCGATCCGCGGATCAAGGGCTACGAATCGGGCCGCTCGATCAACCTGGCCCTGGCCGAGCGTGGCCGCCATGCCCTGCGCGCCGCCGGCGTGGAGGAAGCGGTGATGCGCCAGGCGGTGATGATGCGCGGGCGCATGGTCCACGCCACCGACGGCAGCACCATGCTGCAGCGCTACGGCCGCGACGATTCCGAGGTGATCTGGTCGGTGCACCGTGCCGACCTCAACATGACCCTGCTGGAGGCGGCCGAACGCGCCGGCGCCACCATCCACTTCCACCGCCGCCTGCATACCGTGGACTTCGATGCCGGCTACGCACGCCTGATCGACGACCGCGACGACCAGCCACACGACATCCGCTTCGACACCCTGATCGGCACCGACGGCGCCGGATCTGCGCTGCGCGCGGAGATGGTGCATCGCGCCGGCATCGGCGAGCGCACCGAGTTCCTGGACCACTCCTACAAGGAGCTGACGATCCCGCCGGCGCCGGATGGCGGCTTCATGATCGAACCGCATGCGCTGCATATCTGGCCGCGCGGACACTACATGTGCATCGCCCTGCCCAACGACGAGCGCACCTTCACCGTCACCCTGTTCCTGCCCAACCAGGCCGCGCCGGGCAGCGGGGACCCCTGCTTCGCCAGCGTGCGCAGCGGCGCCGAGGTGCGCGCCCTGTTCGCCCGCGACTTCCCGGATGCGCTGCCGCTGATCCCGGACCTGGAGAGCGACTGGGAGAACCATCCCCCGGGCCTGCTGGGCACGCTCTACCTGGACACCTGGCACATGGGCGGACGCGCGGTGGTGCTGGGCGATGCCGCCCACGCGATGGTGCCGTTCCACGGCCAGGGCATGAACTGCGCCTTCGAGGACTGCGTGGCCCTGGCCGATGCGATGGACCGCCACGAATGCCTGGCCGATGCCTTCGCCGCGTTCGAGGCCGAGCGCAAGCCCAATGCGGCGGCTATCCAGGCCATGGCCTTGGAGAACTACATCGAGATGCGCGACCGGGTGGACGATCCGGACTTCCTGCTGCAGCGCGAACTGGAGCGGGCGCTGCAGGCGCGCCATCCCACCCGCTTCGTGCCGCACTACACCATGGTGACCTTCATGCGCGTGCCATACGCGGTGGCGCACGAACGCAGCGAGGTGCAGCGCCGCATCCTGGTCGATGCCACCGCCGGCCACGAAGACCTGTCGCAGATCGACTGGGACGCGCTGGAACGGCGCATCCAGGCCGAGCTGCCGGAACTGGACGGCGCGCGGTGA
- the sbcB gene encoding exodeoxyribonuclease I — protein sequence MTDSFLFYDLETFGADPRRSRIAQFAAVRTDRELQVVDEPISLFVRPADDLLPSPVATLITGIAPQHALREGLSEAEATARIVEEMSRPGTCTLGYNSLRFDDEYVRHTLFRNFFDPYEREWRGGNSRWDLLDVMRLAHALRPEGIEWPKREDGATSFKLEHLALANNVREGDAHEALSDVYATIGLARLLRQAQPRLWDYALRMREKRHAASLLDTFAMNPVLHVSQRYPAARMCAAAVLPLAVHPDISNRVIVFDLDGDVDALLEQAPEEIADRLYTPVADLPPGVSRVPLKEVHLNRSPMLVPWGHLRAPDFQRLGIDPELALARVERLRAHGPELAEKARQVYARGARERGEEDVDGALYSGFCGDGDRRLCVQVRATAPADLGSRAFEFRDPRLPELLFRYRARNWPETLTPDERGRWDDYRRRRLLADSGLSEYTFETFFAEIATLRATHAGDGQRLVLLDQLEAWGRELHDGL from the coding sequence ATGACCGACAGCTTCCTGTTCTACGACCTGGAGACCTTCGGCGCGGACCCGCGCCGAAGCCGCATCGCCCAGTTCGCCGCCGTGCGTACCGACCGCGAGCTGCAGGTCGTGGACGAGCCGATCAGCCTGTTCGTCAGGCCGGCCGACGACCTGCTGCCCTCACCGGTGGCCACCCTGATCACCGGCATCGCCCCGCAGCACGCACTGCGCGAAGGCCTGAGCGAGGCCGAGGCGACCGCGCGCATCGTCGAGGAAATGTCACGCCCGGGCACCTGCACCCTGGGCTACAACTCGCTGCGCTTCGACGACGAGTACGTCCGCCACACCCTGTTCCGCAACTTCTTCGATCCCTACGAGCGCGAGTGGCGCGGCGGCAACTCGCGCTGGGACCTGCTGGACGTGATGCGCCTGGCCCACGCCCTGCGCCCCGAAGGCATCGAATGGCCCAAGCGCGAGGACGGCGCGACCTCGTTCAAGCTCGAGCACCTGGCCCTGGCCAACAACGTGCGCGAGGGCGATGCTCACGAGGCGCTGTCGGACGTGTACGCGACCATCGGCCTGGCCCGCCTGCTGCGCCAGGCCCAGCCGCGGCTGTGGGACTACGCCCTGCGCATGCGCGAGAAGCGCCATGCCGCCAGCCTGCTGGACACCTTCGCCATGAATCCGGTGCTGCATGTCTCGCAGCGCTACCCGGCCGCACGCATGTGCGCGGCGGCGGTGCTGCCATTGGCCGTGCATCCGGACATCAGCAACCGGGTGATCGTGTTCGACCTGGACGGCGACGTGGACGCGTTGCTCGAACAGGCGCCAGAAGAGATCGCCGACCGCCTGTACACGCCGGTGGCCGACCTGCCGCCGGGCGTGTCCCGGGTGCCGTTGAAGGAGGTCCACCTCAACCGCTCGCCGATGCTGGTGCCATGGGGCCACCTGCGCGCGCCGGACTTCCAGCGCCTGGGCATCGACCCGGAGCTGGCGCTGGCCCGCGTCGAACGCCTGCGTGCGCACGGCCCGGAACTGGCCGAGAAGGCCCGCCAGGTCTACGCACGGGGGGCACGCGAGCGCGGCGAGGAGGACGTCGACGGCGCGCTGTACTCCGGCTTCTGCGGCGACGGCGACCGCCGCCTCTGCGTCCAGGTGCGCGCCACCGCGCCGGCCGACCTGGGCAGCCGCGCCTTCGAGTTCCGCGATCCGCGCCTGCCGGAACTGCTGTTCCGCTACCGTGCCCGCAACTGGCCGGAAACCCTCACGCCGGACGAGCGCGGGCGCTGGGATGATTACCGCCGCAGGCGCCTGCTGGCCGACAGCGGCCTGTCCGAATACACCTTCGAAACCTTCTTTGCCGAGATCGCGACGCTGCGCGCGACCCATGCCGGCGACGGCCAGCGCCTGGTGCTGCTGGACCAGCTGGAAGCCTGGGGCCGCGAGCTGCACGACGGACTATGA
- a CDS encoding DUF2461 domain-containing protein — protein MTAYFSEASLRFLRGLARHNDKAWFQAHRADYEAHVRQPFLRLIGDLQPAVAAISPHFRADPRPVGGSLFRIHRDARFSNDKSPYKSWQGARLFHERRREVPAPSFYVHLQPGQSFVGAGLWHPESDTQRKVRQFIFDNPETWRRSAHARAFRRRFDLDATEVLVRTPRGFPADFEFIDDLRHRNWVFWRPLDDATMTGPRLRTTLEKDLAALGPFVDYLCAALDLEF, from the coding sequence ATGACTGCCTACTTCAGCGAGGCCAGCCTGCGCTTCCTGCGCGGCCTGGCGCGACACAACGACAAGGCCTGGTTCCAGGCCCACCGTGCCGACTACGAGGCGCACGTACGCCAGCCATTCCTGCGCCTGATCGGCGACCTGCAACCGGCGGTGGCCGCGATCAGCCCGCACTTCCGCGCCGATCCGCGCCCGGTGGGCGGCTCGCTGTTCCGCATCCACCGCGACGCGCGCTTCTCCAACGACAAGTCGCCGTACAAGAGCTGGCAGGGCGCGCGCCTGTTCCATGAGCGCCGCCGTGAAGTGCCCGCGCCCTCGTTCTACGTGCACCTGCAGCCGGGGCAGAGCTTCGTCGGCGCCGGGCTGTGGCATCCGGAGTCCGATACCCAGCGCAAGGTCCGCCAGTTCATCTTCGACAACCCGGAGACCTGGCGGCGCTCGGCGCACGCGCGGGCATTCCGCCGCCGCTTCGACCTCGACGCCACCGAGGTGCTGGTGCGCACGCCGCGTGGTTTCCCGGCCGACTTCGAATTCATCGACGACCTGCGCCACCGCAACTGGGTGTTCTGGCGCCCGCTGGACGACGCCACCATGACCGGCCCGCGCCTGCGCACGACGCTGGAGAAGGACCTGGCCGCGTTGGGCCCGTTCGTCGACTACCTCTGCGCCGCCCTGGACCTGGAGTTCTGA
- a CDS encoding DUF2939 domain-containing protein, giving the protein MPVPSRKSRWRLPLVGAGLLLVLLAAWIAAGPWLAVRGIADALERRDSTALARHVDFPRLQANLRAQVQDRMVRAAGADVASHPLGALALAAAGSVAGAGVELAATPQGVAALLQGHVLWQRVRGRDRGSSEGWSVEPARPLRDARLSYESLSRATVTVQHAPGNTSVWVLQRQGLHWRLVDVRLPGDPAAPPPA; this is encoded by the coding sequence ATGCCCGTTCCTTCCCGAAAGAGCCGCTGGCGCCTGCCGCTGGTTGGCGCCGGCCTGCTCCTGGTCCTGCTGGCCGCCTGGATCGCCGCGGGCCCGTGGCTGGCGGTGCGTGGCATCGCCGACGCGCTGGAACGGCGCGACAGCACTGCCCTCGCCCGCCATGTCGATTTCCCGCGGCTGCAGGCCAACCTGCGGGCGCAGGTGCAGGACCGCATGGTGCGCGCGGCCGGTGCGGACGTGGCCTCGCATCCACTGGGGGCGCTGGCGCTGGCTGCCGCAGGCAGCGTGGCAGGCGCCGGGGTCGAGCTGGCGGCTACTCCGCAGGGCGTGGCCGCCCTGCTGCAGGGCCATGTGCTGTGGCAGCGGGTACGCGGCCGCGACCGTGGCTCCAGCGAGGGCTGGAGCGTTGAACCGGCACGTCCGTTGCGGGATGCACGGCTGAGCTATGAATCGCTTTCCCGGGCCACCGTGACCGTCCAGCATGCGCCCGGCAATACCAGCGTCTGGGTGCTGCAGCGCCAGGGCCTGCACTGGCGCCTGGTCGATGTCCGCCTGCCGGGCGACCCGGCCGCGCCGCCACCGGCCTGA